A window of the Arachis duranensis cultivar V14167 chromosome 5, aradu.V14167.gnm2.J7QH, whole genome shotgun sequence genome harbors these coding sequences:
- the LOC107488210 gene encoding LOW QUALITY PROTEIN: hsp70-Hsp90 organizing protein 3-like (The sequence of the model RefSeq protein was modified relative to this genomic sequence to represent the inferred CDS: substituted 1 base at 1 genomic stop codon), with product MADEAKAKGNAAFSSGDYAAAVRHFSDAIALSPDNHVLYSNRSASYASLKKYSDALADAKKTVELKPDWSKGYSRLGAAHLGLSQYDDAIAAYKKGLEIDPNNEPLKSGLADAQAAASRARSAPANPFGDAFSGPEMWARLTADPTTRVYLQQPDFVKMMQDIQKDPNKLNLYLKDQRVMQAIGVLLNVKIRTPTDDADMPESSSPSPFPSPSPSPSERKRAAEAEPPRQPEPEPEPEPMDLSEEEKDKKLRKAEAQKQKEAGNAAYKKKDFDTAIHYYSKALELDDEDISYLTNRAAVYLEMGKYEECIKDCDKAVERGRELRSDFKMIARALTRKGTALVKMAKSSKDFEPAIETFQKALTEHRNPDTLKKLNEAEKAKKDLEQQEYFDPIYXRMFWHAGNEYFKQQKYPEAVRHYTESLRRNPKDPRTYSNRAACYTKLGAMPEGLKDAEKCIELDPTFVKGYTRKGAVQFFMKEYDKALETYKEGLKHDPNNQELLDGIGRCVQQINKASRGDLSPEELKERQAKAMQDPEIQNILQDPVMRQVLVDFQENPKAAQEHTKNPMVMNKIQKLISAGIVQMR from the exons atgGCCGACGAAGCTAAAGCCAAAGGCAACGCCGCCTTCTCCTCCGGCGATTACGCCGCGGCCGTACGCCATTTCTCCGACGCCATAGCTCTCTCCCCGGACAACCACGTTTTGTACTCCAACCGATCCGCCTCCTACGCCTCCCTCAAGAAGTACTCCGACGCCTTAGCCGATGCCAAGAAGACGGTGGAGCTCAAGCCCGACTGGTCCAAGGGCTACAGCCGCCTCGGCGCCGCCCACCTCGGCCTCTCCCAATACGACGACGCTATTGCAGCATACAAAAAGGGCCTCGAAATCGACCCCAACAACGAGCCCCTCAAATCCGGCCTGGCTGATGCCCAGGCAGCCGCCTCCAGGGCCCGCTCGGCCCCTGCAAACCCCTTCGGGGACGCCTTCTCAGGGCCAGAGATGTGGGCTCGGCTCACTGCAGACCCAACCACTAGGGTTTATCTTCAGCAGCCGGATTTCGTGAAGATGATGCAGGATATTCAGAAGGATCCAAACAAATTGAACTTGTACTTGAAGGATCAGAGGGTTATGCAGGCCATTGGCGTCTTGCTCAATGTCAAGATTCGAACCCCAACTGATGATGCTGACATGCCAGAgtcctcttctccttctcctttccCTTCCCCCTCCCCCTCCCCCTCCGAGAGGAAGAGGGCGGCTGAAGCGGAGCCTCCAAGGCAGCCCGAACCTGAGCCAGAGCCCGAGCCCATGGACTTGtcggaggaggagaaggataAGAAGCTGAGGAAGGCGGAGGCGCAGAAGCAGAAGGAGGCTGGGAACGCAGCGTACAAGAAGAAGGATTTTGATACAGCTATTCATTATTACTCGAAGGCTTTGGAGTTGGATGATGAGGATATTTCTTATCTCACAAACCGTGCTGCTGTTTACTTGGAAATGGGAAAG TATGAGGAATGCATAAAAGACTGTGATAAGGCTGTTGAAAGAGGAAGAGAACTAAGATCAGACTTCAAGATGATAGCAAGAGCTTTGACCCGGAAAGGAACTGCCTTGGTGAAGATGGCTAAATCCTCAAAGGATTTTGAACCTGCCATCGAGACTTTCCAGAAAGCACTTACAGAACACCGCAACCCAGACACATTGAAGAAACTTAATGAAGCTGAAAAGGCTAAGAAAGATCTAGAACAACAAGAATattttgatccaatatattaaAGAATG TTTTGGCATGCAGGAAATGAATACTTCAAGCAACAAAAGTATCCCGAGGCTGTGAGGCATTACACAGAGTCTTTGAGGAGAAACCCTAAAGATCCTAGG ACTTACAGTAACAGAGCTGCATGCTACACCAAACTAGGGGCCATGCCGGAAGGTTTAAAGGATGCTGAGAAGTGCATTGAGCTGGATCCAACCTTTGTAAAGGGTTATACAAGGAAAGGTGCGGTACAGTTTTTCATGAAGGAATATGACAAGGCTTTGGAAACATATAAGGAGGGATTGAAACACGACCCCAACAATCAGGAGTTACTTGATGGCATTGGAAG ATGTGTACAACAAATTAATAAGGCAAGCCGTGGGGATTTAAGTCCCGAAGAATTGAAGGAGAGACAG GCGAAGGCAATGCAAGATCCAGAGATACAGAACATCCTCCAAGACCCAGTAATGAGACAG GTATTGGTTGATTTCCAAGAAAATCCAAAGGCTGCACAGGAACATACGAAGAATCCAATGGTGATGAACAAAATCCAAAAACTCATCAGTGCTGGGATTGTCCAGATGAGGTAG
- the LOC107488113 gene encoding uncharacterized protein LOC107488113, which translates to MDINHQNGDTPMITKVSYKESLLKPVGPSVKGKDLVADPIDEDEPNPEDKWCKTTENDDQVEKPFDPCPNIPISKDEFDEWYKPWHAALMVKVMDKLVGLGFMEQPLRRDWAKKCKINVIDMDRDYFFVHFADEGDYNHALMEGPWMIAGHYLIVQRWRPFFLSSEKEVRKVTVWIRIPNLSIELYNHRFLWRVGSTIGHMLKIDRTTSIHSRGYFACICVEIDLRKQLVPRISVFGEVLNIEYKSLHQICFSCEKYGHRLDHYNETPVEEPVSQVNADGEEENINSDNQNHVDSTDQN; encoded by the coding sequence ATGGATATTAACCATCAGAATGGAGATACTCCTATGATAACTAAAGTGTCTTATAAGGAGTCTCTACTCAAACCTGTTGGACCCAGTGTCAAGGGTAAGGACCTTGTTGCTGATCCCATCGATGAAGATGAGCCAAACCCGGAAGACAAGTGGTGCAAGACTACTGAGAATGATGATCAAGTGGAGAAGCCCTTTGATCCATGTCCCAATATTCCAATATCCAAAGATGAATTCGATGAATGGTACAAACCTTGGCATGCTGCTCTCATGGTCAAAGTTATGGACAAACTAGTAGGCTTAGGATTCATGGAGCAACCCCTTCGACGTGATTGGGCTAAAAAATGTAAGATTAATGTTATCGACATGGATCGTgactatttttttgttcattttgcAGATGAAGGTGACTATAATCATGCCCTTATGGAAGGTCCTTGGATGATTGCCGGTCACTATCTTATTGTCCAACGTTGGAGACCCTTCTTTTTATCTTCTGAGAAAGAAGTCAGAAAAGTTACTGTTTGGATTCGTATTCCCAACCTTTCGATCGAACTCTATAACCATAGATTTCTTTGGAGAGTGGGTTCAACTATTGGCCACATGCTTAAGATCGATCGCACTACATCAATTCATTCTAGAGGTTATTTTGCATGTATATGTGTCGAGATTGATCTGAGAAAGCAGTTAGTTCCCAGAATTTCTGTCTTTGGCGAGGTCCTAAATATTGAATATAAAAGTTTACATCAAATCTGCTTCTCCTGTGAAAAATATGGCCACCGATTAGATCATTATAATGAAACTCCGGTGGAAGAACCGGTGAGCCAAGTCAATGCTGATGGAGAAGAGGAGAATATCAACTCTGATAATCAGAATCACGTTGATTCCACGGACCAAAATTGA
- the LOC107488211 gene encoding legumain, translated as MAVSAVSVSSKRPMSISLLSSWMLFAVFLHTAQATRLLDSSNWDPKILLPSQLDDESAPVDDQEEEAAGTRWAVLVAGSSGFGNYRHQADVCHAYQLLKKDGLKEENIVVFMHDDIATDPLNPRPGVIINHPEGPNVYDGVPKDYTGGNVTTENLFAVLLGDKTKLKGGSGKVIDSKPNDRIFFFYSDHGGPGVLGMPNLPYLYGKDFVDVLKKKHADKGYKEMVIYIEACESGSFVEGIMPTDLNVYVTTASNAEESSWGTYCPGMDPAPPPEYITCLGDLYSVSWMEDSQTHNLKKETVQQQYQSVKERTSNYNNYAIGSHVMEYGDTKIKADKLSLFQGFDPASINFPPNNSILPPQTPVEVVNQRDADLFFMWQRYKRLEQGAEKKAQALKEIRDTVNHRNHIDGSVKLIGTLLYGPGKSSSVLESAREHAGLPLVDDWTCLKSMVRVFESHCGSLTQYGMKHMRAFANICNSGVSEASMEEACVAACGGYEPRDLHPSNRGYSA; from the exons ATGGCGGTTTCAGCTGTTTCTGTTTCCAGCAAGAGGCCAATGTCAATATCATTATTGTCCTCCTGGATGCTCTTCGCGGTGTTCTTGCACACTGCACAAGCCACCAGACTGCTGGATTCTTCCAACTGGGACCCCAAGATTCTGCTACCTTCCCAGCTGGATGATGAATCCGCTCCTGTTGatgaccaagaagaagaagcagctggCACCCGATGGGCGGTTCTTGTAGCTGGTTCATCTGGCTTTGGCAATTACAGGCACCAg GCGGATGTGTGCCATGCATACCAGCTGCTTAAAAAGGATGgcctgaaagaagagaacatagtGGTGTTTATGCACGATGACATTGCTACTGACCCCTTGAATCCTAGACCTGGTGTCATCATTAACCATCCAGAGGGACCTAATGTCTATGACGGAGTCCCCAAG GATTACACCGGTGGGAACGTGACAACAGAGAACCTGTTTGCTGTACTTCTTGGGGACAAGACTAAACTCAAGGGTGGAAGTGGCAAAGTAATTGACAGCAAACCCAATGACAGGatattcttcttctactctgaTCATGGAGGCCCGGGAGTCCTTG GGATGCCAAACTTGCCATACCTGTATGGGAAGGATTTTGTTGAcgtgttgaagaagaagcatgcTGATAAGGGTTACAAGGAGATG GTTATATATATAGAAGCTTGCGAAAGTGGGAGCTTCGTTGAGGGTATTATGCCAACTGATTTGAACGTTTATGTGACAACTGCATCCAATGCAGAAGAGAGTAGTTGGGGAACTTATTGCCCTGGGATGGATCCTGCTCCACCCCCAGAGTACATCACTTGTCTTGGTGATTTGTACAGCGTGTCTTGGATGGAAGACAG CCAGACTCACAATCTTAAAAAAGAAACTGTGCAGCAACAATATCAATCG GTGAAGGAACGGACTTCTAATTATAACAACTATGCGATTGGTTCTCATGTGATGGAGTATGGTGATACCAAAATCAAAGCTGATAAGCTCTCTCTCTTTCAAGGCTTCGATCCTGCATCCATCAACTTCCCTCCAAACAACAGCATCCTACCACCACAGACCCCTGTTGAAGTTGTTAACCAGAGAGATGCAGATCTTTTCTTCATGTGGCAAAGg TACAAGAGATTGGAGCAGGGAGCAGAAAAAAAGGCACAAGCCCTGAAGGAGATTAGAGACACAGTGAATCACAGGAATCATATAGATGGCAGTGTGAAATTGATTGGTACTTTGCTGTATGGACCTGGAAAATCATCCTCAGTTCTGGAATCAGCGAGGGAACATGCTGGTCTGCCTCTTGTTGATGACTGGACATGCTTAAAATCAATG GTTCGAGTGTTTGAAAGTCACTGTGGATCATTGACTCAATACGGCATGAAACACATGAGAGCATTCGCGAATATTTGCAACAGCGGTGTCTCTGAAGCATCCATGGAGGAGGCTTGTGTAGCAGCTTGTGGAGGATATGAGCCTCGCGATTTACATCCATCAAATAGAGGCTATAGTGCTTGA